A stretch of the Clarias gariepinus isolate MV-2021 ecotype Netherlands chromosome 26, CGAR_prim_01v2, whole genome shotgun sequence genome encodes the following:
- the ubr5 gene encoding E3 ubiquitin-protein ligase UBR5 isoform X4 → MTSIHFVVHPLPGTEDQLNDRLREVSEKLNKYNCNSHPQLNLLEQATLKQCVVGPNHAGFLLEDGRICRISFAVQPDRLELGKPDGNDGSKLSSGSGTGRTSRPGRTSDPPWFLSGSDTLGRLAGNTLGSRWSSGVGGGGGASGGSGGGGTGGGGSNSGGGGGASGGGGASSGRSSAAARDSRRQTRVIRTGRDRGSGLLGSQPQPVIPASVIPEELISQAQVVLQGKSRSVIIRELQRTNLDVNLAVNNLLSRDDEDGDDGDDTASESYLPGEDLMSLLDADIHSAHPSVIIDADAMFSEDISYFGYPSFRRSSLSRLGSSRVLLLPLERENELMRERESVLRLRERRWLDGASFDAERGSTSRDGEPSLDKKSVPLQSPVSLGEELQWWPDKDGVRFVSIGAMFSELVAISSKGELYQWKWNEPEPYRNSQNPSVHHPRVSFLGLSNEKITLLSANSIRATVATESNKVATWVDDTLSSVACKLEHGAQTFPELQGERIVSLHCCSLYTCAQLETSLYWWGVVPFSQRKKMLEKARAKNKKPKSSAGIASIPNITVGTQVCLRNNPLYHAGAVAFSVNAGVPKVGVLLESVWNMNDSCRFQLRSPESLKNMEKSSKAQETKAEIKPEMVKTEMGPPPSPASTCSDTSSIASSASLPYKRRRSTPAPKEEEKVNEEQWPLREVVFVEDVKNVPVGKVLKVDGAYVAVKFPGTSSSVSSQSAAPTDSDPSSLLQDCRLLRIDELQVVKTGGTPKVPDCFQRTPKKLCIPEKAEILAVNVDSKGVHAVLKTGSWVRYCIFDLATGKAEQENHFPTSNLAFLGQSERNVAIFTAGQESPIILRDGNGTIYPMAKDCMGGIRDPDWLDLPPIASLGIGVHSLANLPNNSTIKKKAAVIIMAVEKQTLMQHVLRCDYEACRQYLVGLEQAVLLEQNPHALGALLGHRCDGNRNLLHACVSVCFPISNKETKEEEEAERSERNTFAERLSAVEAIANAISVVSSNSSGNRTGSSSNRGLRLREMMRRSLRAASMGRHESGPSSSDHQDPVSPPIAPPSWVPDPPPMDPESDIDFILAPAVSSLTTASSGPSQGPSTSTIPGETNCPSSEASVVESKDRKANAHLILKLMCDSVVLRPHLRDLLSAKDARGMTPFMLAVSGRAYPAAITVLEAAQKIAKAESSIGDKDIVNSVFMEMICPAGTNPDDSPLYVLCCNDTCSFTWTGAEHINQDIFECRTCGLLESLCCCTECARVCHKGHDCKLKRTSPTAYCDCWEKCKCKTLIAGQKAARLDLLYRLLTTTNLVTSPNSRGEHILLFLVQTVARQSVEHCQYRPPRIREDRNRKAVNAEDSDMPDHDLEPPRFAQLALERVLQDWNALKCMIMFGSQENKDPLSASSRIAHLLPEEQMYLNQQSGTIRLDCFTHCLIVKCAPDLTFIDTLLGTLVKELQNKYTPGRRDEAICVTRRFLRSVARVFVILSVEMASSKKKNNFVPQPIGKCRRVFQALLPYAVEELCNVAESLIVPVRMGIARPTAPFTLASTSIDAVQGSEELFSVEPLPPRPSPDQSNNSSQSASSYIIRNPQPRRSSQSQTARGRDEEQDDIVSADVEEVEVVEGVAGEEDHHDDQEEQGEEPAEAEGQHDEHDEDGSDMELDLLAAAETESDSESNHSNQDNASGRRSVVTAATAGSEAGASSVPAFFSEDDSQSNDSSDSDSSSSQSDDADQETYLLDEPLERTTGSAHANSAAQAPRSMQWAVRTTPSQRPGGGAPTSSSTPAASSAGLIYIDPSNLRRSSAISTSAAAAAAALEASNSSSYLTSASSLARAYSIVIRQISDLMSLIPKYNHLVYSQYPAAVKLTYQDAVNLQNYVEEKLVPTWNWMVSIMDSTEAQLRYGSALSSAGDPGHPSHPLHASQHSGRRERMTAREEASLRTLEGRRRAATLLTARQGMMSARGDFLNYALSLMRSHNDEHSDVLPVLDVCSLKHVAYVFQALIYWIKAMNLQTTLDTSQMDRKRNRDPLELALDNEDSEHENDDDTNQSSTLQDKEEDPVPSETGQHHPFFRRSDSMTFLGCIPPNPFEVPVAEAIPLADQPHLLQPNARKEDLFGRPSQGLYSSSYMASKGLSELTVDMNCLQILPTKMSYSANMKNVMSMESRQRGGDEQQTITQDIDVSKPGPSPHDLAAQLKSSLLAEIGLTESEGPPLPTFIPHCSFMGMVISHDMLLGRWRLSLELFGRVFMEDVGAEPGSILTELGGFEVKESKFRREMEKLRNLQSRDLALEVDRDRDQLIQQTMRQLNTHFGRRCTSTPMAVHRVKVTFKDEPGEGSGVARSFYTAIAQAFLSNDKLPNLDCVQSVSKGMQASNLMQRLRNRDRERERRSGGLRAGSRRDRDRDSRRQLSIDTRPFRPASEGNPSDEPDPLPAHRQALGERLYPRVHAMQPAFASKITGMLLELSPAQLLLLLASEDSLRARVEEAMELLITHGRENGADSILDLGLLDAPEKAQQENRKRHASTRSVVDMELDDTDDGDDNAPLFYQPGKRGFYSPRPGKNSEARLNCFRNIGRILGLCLLQNELCPITLNRHVIKVLLGRKVNWHDFAFFDPVMYESLRQLIRHSQSSEAEAVFAAMDLAFAIDLCKEEGSGQVELLAGGGSMPVTPQNVYEYVRKYAEHRMLVVAEQPLHAMRKGLLDVLPKNALEDLTAEDFRLLVNGCGEVNVQMLISFTSFNDESGENAEKLLQFKRWFWSIVEKMSMTERQDLVYFWTSSPSLPASEEGFQPMPSITIRPPDDQHLPTANTCISRLYVPLYSSKQILKQKLLLAIKTKNFGFV, encoded by the exons TACCGGCATCCGTCATTCCTGAGGAGCTCATCtctcag GCCCAAGTGGTCCTGCAAGGGAAATCGAGGAGCGTCATCATCCGCGAGCTGCAGCGCACCAACCTAGACGTCAACCTGGCCGTGAACAACCTGCTGAGCCGAGACGACGAAGATGGGGACGACGGCGATGACACGGCCAGCGAATCCTACCTACCTGGAG AAGACCTGATGTCGCTGCTGGATGCCGACATTCACTCAGCACACCCCAGCGTCATCATCGACGCAGACGCCATGTTCTCAGAGGACATCAGCTACTTCGGCTACCCGTCCTTCCGGCGCTCGTCGCTGTCACGCCTTGGCTCTTCACGAG TTCTCCTTCTTCCCCTAGAGCGCGAAAACGAACTGATGCGCGAGCGTGAGTCTGTGCTAAGGCTCCGCGAGAGGCGTTGGCTGGACGGTGCGTCCTTCGATGCAGAACGCGGCTCGACCAGCCGGGACGGAGAACCCAGCCTGGACAAGAAGAGCGTCCCCTTGCAGAGCCCCGTGTCTTTGGGAGAGGAGCTGCAGTGGTGGCCTGATAAG GACGGCGTGAGGTTTGTAAGCATCGGGGCAATGTTCTCCGAGCTCGTGGCCATCAGCTCCAAGGGTGAACTCTACCAGTGGAAGTGGAACGAACCAGAACCATACAGAAACTCACAA AATCCTTCAGTCCATCACCCTCGCGTGTCCTTTCTCGGCCTGAGCAATGAGAAGATCACGCTCTTGTCTGCTAACAGTATTCGGGCCACGGTGGCTACCGAGTCCAACAAG GTGGCGACGTGGGTGGATGACACGCTGAGTTCAGTAGCGTGTAAGCTGGAACACGGGGCTCAGACCTTCCCGGAGCTGCAGGGTGAACGCATCGTGTCTCTGCACTGCTGCTCTCTGTACACCTGCGCCCAGCTCGAGACCAGCCTCTACTGGTG GGGTGTCGTGCCTTTCAGTCAACGCAAAAAGATGCTTGAGAAGGCCAGGGCTAAGAACAAGAAGCCCAAATCCAGCGCTGGAATCGCCTCCATTCCCAACATTACAGTGGGCACTCAG GTGTGTTTGAGGAACAATCCCCTGTATCACGCAGGTGCCGTGGCCTTCTCTGTGAACGCCGGCGTCCCCAAGGTCGGTGTATTGCTCGAGTCCGTGTGGAATATGAACGACAGCTGTCGCTTTCAGTTACGATCTCCTGAAAGCCTGAAGAACATGGAGAAGAGCTCCAAGGCCCAAGAGACCAA ggCGGAAATCAAACCTGAAATGGTCAAAACCGAGATGGGTCCACCCCCGTCTCCGGCGTCCACGTGCAGCGATACGTCCTCCATCGCCAGCAGTGCCTCTCTgccttaca AACGGAGGCGCTCCACACCGGCGCCCAAAGAGGAGGAGAAGGTCAACGAAGAGCAGTGGCCTCTGCGCGAGGTCGTATTTGTGGAGGATGTTAAAAATGTCCCAGTAGGGAAG GTGCTAAAAGTCGATGGTGCATATGTTGCTGTGAAATTTCCAGGGACGTCGAGCAGCGTGAGCAGCCAGAGTGCAGCTCCCACTGACTCTGACCCGTCCTCACTCCTGCAGGACTGCAGGCTGCTCCGAATCGATGAGCTACAG GTTGTTAAAACTGGTGGAACTCCTAAAGTTCCAGACTGTTTTCAGCGCACACCTAAAAAACTTTGTATTCCAGAAAAGGCTGAAATTTTAGCTGTGAATGTTGACTCCAAAG GAGTCCATGCTGTTCTCAAAACAGGAAGTTGGGTCCGGTACTGTATTTTCGACTTGGCCACTGGTAAAGCCGAGCAAGAGAATCATTTCCCTACAAGTAACCTGGCCTTTCTGGGCCAAAGCGAGCGTAATGTGGCCATCTTCACTGCTGGCCAG GAGAGCCCCATCATCCTACGTGATGGCAACGGCACCATTTACCCCATGGCCAAAGACTGCATGGGTGGCATCCGAGACCCTGATTGGCTGGACCTTCCACCTATTGCTAGTTTGGGAATCGGAGTTCACTCACTCGCCAACCTGCCCAATAACTCCACAATCAAGAAGAAAGCTGCCGTCATCATCATGGCAGTAGAG AAGCAGACATTGATGCAGCACGTGTTGCGCTGCGATTACGAAGCGTGTCGGCAGTACCTGGTGGGTTTAGAGCAGGCCGTGCTCTTGGAACAGAACCCTCATGCACTTGGCGCTCTGCTCGGCCATCGGTGCGACGGAAACAGGAACCTCCTGCACGCCTGCGTCTCCGTCTGCTTTCCCATCAGCAACAAAGAGACCAAGGAGGAAGAAG AAGCCGAACGTTCGGAAAGAAACACCTTTGCCGAGCGGCTATCTGCAGTCGAAGCCATCGCCAATGCCATTTCAGTGGTATCCAGCAATAGCTCTGGAAACAGGACCGGATCATCCAGCAATCGCGG ACTGCGTCTCCGAGAGATGATGAGGCGCTCTCTCCGAGCAGCCTCGATGGGCCGACACGAATCAGGCCCCTCCTCTAGTGACCACCAGGACCCGGTGTCACCACCCATCGCCCCGCCTAGCTGGGTGCCAGACCCTCCTCCCATGGATCCTG AGAGCGACATTGATTTCATCCTGGCCCCTGCAGTCAGTTCGCTCACCACGGCGTCATCCGGCCCCAGTCAGGGTCCGAGCACATCCACCATTCCGGGTGAGACAAACT GCCCGTCATCCGAAGCGTCCGTAGTGGAGAGCAAAGACCGCAAGGCCAACGCTCACCTGATCCTCAAGCTGATGTGCGACAGCGTTGTCCTGAGACCTCATCTACGGGACCTGCTCTCTGCAAA GGACGCTCGAGGCATGACTCCGTTCATGTTAGCCGTCAGTGGGAGGGCATACCCAGCAGCCATCACTGTCCTGGAGGCAGCCCAAAAAATAGCCAAGG CAGAGTCCAGTATCGGGGACAAGGACATCGTGAACTCCGTGTTTATGGAAATGATCTGTCCTGCCGGGACAAACCCTGACGACTCACCTCTCTACGTGCTTTGCTGTAACGACACTTGTAGCTTCACCTGGACCGGGGCTGAGCACATCAACCAG gACATCTTCGAGTGCAGGACATGTGGTCTGCTGGAGTCTCTGTGTTGCTGTACCGAGTGTGCCAGAGTTTGCCACAAAGGCCATGATTGCAA GCTTAAGAGAACCTCTCCCACTGCGTACTGTGACTGCTGGGAGAAGTGCAAGTGTAAAACCCTGATCGCTGGGCAGAAAGCAGCTCGTCTGGATCTGCTCTATAGGCTGCTGACCACCACCAACCTAGTGACCAGTCCCAACAGCAG GGGTGAGCACATCTTGCTGTTCCTGGTACAGACAGTCGCAAGGCAGAGCGTCGAGCACTGTCAGTACCGGCCGCCCCGTATCAGAGAGGACCGGAACCGCAAGGCTGTTAACGCagaag ACTCTGACATGCCGGATCATGACCTTGAGCCTCCACGCTTTGCCCAGCTGGCTCTGGAGCGTGTGCTGCAGGACTGGAACGCTCTTAAGTGCATGATAATGTTTGGCTCGCAGGAGAACAAAGATCC ACTGAGTGCGAGCAGCCGAATTGCTCATCTCTTGCCTGAGGAGCAGATGTACCTGAACCAGCAAAGTGGAACAATCAGGCTGGACTGCTTCACTCACTGCCTCATCGTCAAGTGTGCTCCAGACCTCACT TTTATCGACACACTACTGGGAACACTGGTAAAAGAACTGCAGAACAAATACACCCCGGGTCGCAGAGACGAGGCCATCTGTGTCACACGTCGCTTCCTGCGCTCTGTCGCCAGGGTTTTCGTCATCCTTAGCGTCGAGATGGCTTCATCCaagaagaaaaa CAACTTCGTCCCGCAGCCCATAGGGAAGTGCAGGCGTGTTTTCCAGGCCCTGCTGCCTTACGCCGTCGAGGAGTTGTGTAACGTCGCCGAGTCTCTGATCGTGCCGGTGCGCATGGGCATCGCCAGGCCGACGGCTCCATTTACGCTGGCCAGCACCAGCATCGACGCTGTACAGGGCAGCGAGGAGCTTTTCTCTGTGGAGCCGCTTCCCCCACGGCCATCACCGGATCAGTCCAACAA TTCCAGCCAGTCAGCTTCCTCTTACATCATCAGGAACCCTCAACCTCGGCGcagcagccaatcacagactgcACGTGGACGAGACGAGGAGCAGGACGACATTGTGTCTGCTGATGTCGAGGAG GTGGAGGTAGTGGAGGGAGTCGCAGGGGAGGAAGATCACCATGACGACCAGGAGGAGCAGGGGGAGGAGCCTGCAGAAGCTGAGGGACAACATGATGAGCACGACGAGGACG GAAGCGACATGGAGCTCGATCTGCTGGCTGCCGCAGAGACGGAGAGCGACAGTGAAAGTAACCACAGCAACCAGGACAATGCAAGCGGGCGCCGTAGTGTCGTCACGGCAGCGACGGCCGGTTCCGAAGCAG GTGCGAGCAGCGTGCCTGCCTTCTTCTCCGAGGACGACTCCCAGTCGAACGACTCGAGCGACTcagacagcagcagcagccagaGTGATGACGCAGATCAGGAGACGTACCTCCTGGATGAACCGCTCGAGAGGACCACGGGTTCCGCCCATGCCAACAGCGCCGCTCAGGCCCCACGCTCCATGCAGTGGGCGGTGCGCACCACTCCTAGCCAGCGCCCGGGCGGGGGCGCCCCCACCAGCTCCTCCACTCCTGCAG CGAGCTCCGCAGGCCTCATCTACATCGATCCGTCTAACCTGCGCCGCAGCAGCGCCATTAGCACCAGCGCAGCAGCCGCCGCCGCAGCCCTGGAGGCCAGCAACTCCAGCAGCTACCTGACGTCTGCCAGCAGCCTGGCACGAGCCTACAGTATCGTCATCCGCCAGATTTCTGACCTCATGAGCCTCATCCCCAAATACAACCACCTGGTTTACTCACAGTACCCCGCTGCCGTGAAACTCACCTATCAGGATGCAGTCAACCTACAG AACTATGTGGAGGAGAAGTTGGTCCCGACATGGAACTGGATGGTGTCCATCATGGACTCAACGGAGGCTCAGCTGCGCTATGGCTCGGCCCTGTCCTCTGCAGGAGACCCCGGACACCCGAGCCACCCGCTGCATGCCTCACAGCACTCCGGCCGCAGGGAGCGCATGACCGCACGTGAAGAGGCCAGCCTGCGAACGCTGGAGGGACGCAG gcgCGCAGCTACTTTGTTGACTGCTCGTCAAGGCATGATGTCAGCGCGCGGAGACTTTCTGAACTACGCGCTCTCCCTGATGCGCTCCCATAACGACGAGCACTCTGACGTCCTGCCCGTTTTGGATGTGTGCTCGCTGAAACACGTGGCCTACGTCTTCCAGGCTCTTATTTACTGGATTAAAGCCATGAACCTACAGACCACGCTGGACACTTCACAGATGGACAGGAAAAG GAACCGTGACCCATTGGAACTTGCGTTGGACAATGAGGACTCTGAGCATGAGAATGATGACGACACCAATCAGA GCTCCACCCTTCAAGATAAGGAGGAGGATCCTGTCCCTTCAGAAACCGGTCAGCACCACCCATTCTTCCGTCGCTCCGACTCCATGACCTTCCTCGGCTGCATTCCGCCAAATCCCTTCGAAGTCCCCGTGGCCGAGGCCATCCCTCTGGCTGACCAGCCTCACTTGCTACAG CCGAATGCTAGAAAGGAGGACCTGTTCGGGCGTCCGAGTCAGGGTCTTTACTCATCCTCCTACATGGCAAGCAAAGGTCTCTCAGAGCTCACTGTGGATATGAACTGCTTACAG ATTCTGCCCACCAAAATGTCCTATTCAGCCAATATGAAAAATGTCATGAGTATGGAGTCTCGGCAGAGGGGCGGAGACGAGCAGCAGACGATAACGCAGGACATAGACGTCTCGAAGCCCGGCCCCTCCCCCCATGACCTTGCCGCCCAGTTAAAGAGCAGCCTCCTCGCAGAGATCGGACTGACCGAGAGCGAAGGCCCACCCCTTCCTACTTTCAT TCCTCACTGTAGCTTCATGGGGATGGTGATCTCTCACGACATGCTGCTGGGCCGGTGGCGTCTCTCCCTCGAGCTCTTCGGCCGTGTCTTTATGGAGGATGTTGGGGCTGAACCTGGATCT ATCCTGACGGAGCTGGGTGGTTTCGAGGTGAAGGAGTCGAAGTTCCGACGGGAGATGGAGAAGCTGCGGAACCTGCAGTCTCGCGACCTGGCTCTGGAGGTCGACCGCGATCGCGACCAGCTTATCCAGCAGACCATGCGACAGCTCAACACGCACTTCGGGCGCCGTTGCACCAGCACGCCCATGGCTGTGCACCGCGTCAAGGTCACGTTCAAGGACGAGCCTGGCGAGGGCAGCGGCGTGGCACGCAGCTTCTACACAGCCATCGCGCAGGCGTTCCTGTCCAACGACAAACTGCCCAACCTCGACTGCGTACAGAGCGTCAGCAAGGGCATGCAGGCTAGCA aTTTGATGCAGCGCTTGAGAAACCGAGAccgggagagggagaggaggagtGGTGGCCTGAGGGCAGGATCCAGAAGAGACCGTGACAG GGACTCTCGCAGGCAGCTGTCCATTGACACCAGGCCGTTCCGTCCTGCCTCGGAGGGGAACCCGAGTGACGAGCCGGACCCGCTGCCTGCTCACAGGCAGGCTTTAGGGGAGCGTCTCTACCCTCGGGTCCATGCCATGCAGCCA gCGTTTGCCAGTAAAATCACAGGCATGTTGCTGGAGCTTTCACCTGCTCAGCTGCTGCTGCTCCTGGCCAGTGAGGATTCCCTCCGAGCTCGTGTAGAGGAGGCCATGGAGCTTCTCATCACACACGGGAG ggAAAACGGTGCCGACAGCATACTGGATCTCGGTCTTCTCGACGCTCCAGAGAAAGCACAG CAGGAGAACAGGAAGAGACATGCTTCCACCCGCAGTGTGGTGGACATGGAGCTGGACGATACGGATGACGGCGACGATAACGCGCCCCTGTTTTACCAGCCTGGAAAGAGGGGCTTCTACTCCCCCCGGCCTGGGAAAAACTCTGAGGCCAGACTTAACTGCTTCCGCAACATCGGCAG AATACTCGGCTTGTGTCTGTTGCAGAATGAACTTTGCCCCATCACCCTGAACAGGCACGTCATCAAAGTGCTGCTGGGTAGAAAG GTGAACTGGCATGACTTTGCGTTTTTTGACCCGGTGATGTACGAGAGTTTGCGACAGCTCATCCGCCACTCGCAGTCGAGCGAGGCCGAGGCGGTGTTCGCTGCCATGGACCTCGCCTTCGCCATCGACTTGTGCAAGGAGGAAGGATCCGGACAG GTGGAGCTGTTGGCTGGCGGCGGCAGCATGCCCGTGACTCCTCAGAACGTGTACGAGTATGTGAGGAAGTACGCTGAACACAGGATGCTGGTTGTAGCAGAGCAGCCTCTGCAT gCCATGAGGAAGGGCCTCCTGGACGTGCTTCCTAAGAATGCTCTGGAGGACCTCACAGCCGAAGACTTCAGGCTACTCGTCAACGGCTGCGGCGAGGTCAACGTGCAGATGCTCATCAGCTTCACCTCCTTCAACGATGAATCTG GTGAAAACGCAGAGAAGTTGCTGCAGTTTAAACGCTGGTTTTGGTCCATTGTGGAGAAAATGAGCATGACTGAGAGGCAGGATCTG GTATATTTCTGGACGTCCAGCCCGTCCCTACCAGCCAGCGAAGAAGGTTTTCAGCCGATGCCGTCCATCACTATCAGGCCCCCGGACGACCAGCACCTCCCCACGGCCAACACGTGCATCTCGCGCCTCTACGTTCCGCTTTACTCCTCGAAACAGATCCTGAAACAGAAGCTTCTCCTCGCCATCAAGACCAAGAACTTCGGCTTTGTGTAG